One window of the Tetragenococcus koreensis genome contains the following:
- a CDS encoding APC family permease: MATNSLKKEISFSGALSTVMGTVIGAGVFFKAAAVVSHTQSAGLTLFAWLFAGFLTICGGLTVAELATAIPKTGGPIRYIEVTYGKLPSFLLGWAQSIIYFPANIAALSIIFATQFIHLFQLNNQFLVPLAMITAVSVTGINLLGTKIAANVQSFTLLIKLLPILVIVVAGLIQPGQVEVGVTDLSIGGDNSWASGFSAALLATLFAYDGWLNVGNIAGEMKQPEKDLPKAIILGLGSVAIVYWVINFVYLKTLPADQIAGNLNASSDVANQLFGNLGGRIVTLGILISVYGALNGYTMTGIRVPFALALKDEFPFSKHLKKISQKTNIPYIAAIAQLVIACIMMTLGTFDLLTDMLIFVMWSFSMLLFAAVFILRKRAPEMHRPYKVPLYPVVPLIAMLGGGFILIMTLITTPGLALTGIGVTAIGIPVYYYMKKKK; this comes from the coding sequence TTGGCGACAAATTCATTAAAAAAAGAAATTTCTTTTTCAGGCGCGTTATCTACTGTTATGGGTACTGTGATCGGCGCAGGCGTCTTTTTTAAGGCAGCCGCGGTTGTATCACATACGCAATCAGCAGGACTGACGTTATTTGCCTGGCTATTTGCGGGTTTTTTGACGATTTGTGGCGGCTTGACTGTAGCTGAACTAGCAACGGCCATTCCTAAAACAGGCGGACCTATTCGCTATATCGAAGTCACCTACGGCAAGTTGCCTTCCTTTTTACTAGGCTGGGCTCAAAGCATCATTTATTTTCCGGCAAATATCGCAGCTTTAAGTATTATTTTTGCGACGCAATTTATTCATCTTTTTCAATTAAATAATCAATTTTTAGTTCCGCTTGCCATGATTACTGCTGTAAGTGTGACTGGAATTAATTTATTAGGTACCAAAATTGCTGCAAACGTCCAATCTTTTACCCTTCTTATCAAACTATTACCGATTTTAGTGATTGTTGTCGCTGGACTTATTCAACCAGGGCAAGTTGAAGTGGGCGTGACTGATTTAAGCATTGGCGGAGATAATTCTTGGGCGTCAGGGTTTAGTGCAGCTTTGTTAGCAACATTGTTTGCTTATGATGGTTGGTTAAATGTCGGCAATATTGCGGGCGAAATGAAACAACCCGAAAAAGATTTACCCAAAGCCATTATTCTAGGATTAGGCTCAGTGGCCATCGTTTATTGGGTTATTAACTTTGTTTATTTAAAAACTTTACCAGCAGATCAAATTGCCGGAAATCTTAATGCCTCTTCTGACGTAGCTAACCAGTTATTTGGCAATTTGGGCGGTAGAATTGTGACGCTTGGTATTTTAATTTCCGTGTATGGTGCGTTAAATGGCTATACGATGACCGGAATTCGTGTACCTTTCGCGCTGGCTTTAAAAGATGAATTTCCTTTTAGTAAACACCTTAAGAAAATTTCACAAAAAACGAATATTCCATATATAGCAGCCATTGCACAATTAGTGATTGCTTGTATTATGATGACTTTAGGCACTTTTGATCTATTGACCGATATGTTGATTTTTGTCATGTGGTCATTTAGCATGTTACTTTTTGCGGCCGTTTTTATTTTAAGAAAACGTGCACCTGAGATGCATCGTCCATACAAAGTTCCACTATACCCGGTTGTTCCATTGATTGCCATGCTAGGTGGCGGTTTTATTTTAATTATGACTTTAATTACAACTCCTGGCTTAGCCCTTACAGGTATTGGTGTGACAGCGATCGGGATTCCTGTCTATTATTATATGAAGAAGAAAAAATAA
- a CDS encoding sugar phosphate isomerase/epimerase family protein → MSKEMPLTISSLTLGSDCPFEKRVSVAAQAGYEGIGLTAEAYVDALAEGLTDKDLLQILAKYQISVAEVECIQGWAANERTYEEKFKEQICFHMCHLFGVKQVNVALMENYPFDRIAEKLKELCQRAEELIVSVEPMPYSGIPDFASAKALVKKAQVNNARILLDAWHWFRADQGLSELTAEDAELIISIQLNDAYKRPYAPTVLREEAMHDRLAPGDGDIDLANFIAMIKNAGVNPSIIGIEVVSDKLLNEGIEATANHTYEQTAQVLKKYWPEAI, encoded by the coding sequence ATGTCAAAGGAGATGCCATTAACGATCAGTTCTTTGACACTAGGTTCAGATTGTCCATTTGAAAAAAGAGTGAGCGTTGCGGCACAAGCAGGGTATGAAGGAATCGGACTTACAGCTGAAGCTTATGTTGACGCATTAGCTGAAGGACTTACCGACAAGGATCTTTTACAAATTTTAGCTAAATATCAAATCAGTGTAGCAGAAGTGGAATGTATCCAAGGTTGGGCGGCAAACGAACGAACTTATGAAGAAAAATTCAAAGAACAAATTTGTTTTCACATGTGTCATTTATTTGGCGTAAAACAGGTGAATGTTGCGTTGATGGAGAATTATCCATTTGATAGGATTGCAGAAAAGTTAAAGGAACTATGTCAAAGGGCAGAAGAACTAATTGTTTCCGTAGAGCCCATGCCTTATAGTGGAATTCCTGACTTTGCTAGCGCCAAAGCACTCGTCAAAAAAGCTCAGGTAAATAATGCGCGCATACTTTTAGATGCTTGGCATTGGTTCCGAGCTGATCAAGGTTTGTCTGAGTTAACCGCCGAAGATGCTGAGTTAATTATTTCGATTCAATTAAATGATGCCTACAAGCGACCTTACGCGCCTACGGTTTTGCGTGAAGAAGCGATGCATGATCGTTTGGCACCTGGAGATGGCGATATTGATTTAGCTAATTTTATTGCTATGATTAAAAACGCTGGCGTAAATCCTTCGATTATTGGCATTGAAGTCGTCAGTGATAAATTATTAAATGAGGGCATTGAAGCGACTGCCAATCACACCTATGAACAAACCGCCCAGGTATTAAAAAAGTATTGGCCTGAGGCAATTTAA